Within the Centropristis striata isolate RG_2023a ecotype Rhode Island chromosome 23, C.striata_1.0, whole genome shotgun sequence genome, the region ATTTATCAATACTGGATGTGTTACACACAAATGAAGTTCTCCACAGAAACAGTGTGTACAAGGCACACTGCGATCAATATAGCTACATCTATCATTTCCTGCAAAAAAAGCACTTCTGaaatcacacataaacaaaGATGTGAACAAAAGGAAACCTCCACGGTTAAATATAGACTTCTGTTAATGCcacaaaatatagattttcttCTTCAACAGTATGAGGATGAACAAAAATAACACTTAAGTCAGATGTGTCTGATACACGTTGAAATTGCTGATGCTGAGACCGACGGCACCGGAGAACGGGGAGGGTGCTGACAGGAATCCCTCCGAGTTTAATCTCTGAGTATTTGAAGAGATTATCAGGTGCTCACTGGTAACATAAAGCCAATAATCTCAGCAGTGCAAACCTAACACTTGTACCAAAAGGTAGAGCTTTAAAGCAGACGTTTAAATGAGATCAGCTCCTTGAAATGGAGACTTACTACTCAAATCACAAATGTCCCGTATACGACGACTATATTGCTCTTAGTGAAACTATTCAAGGACCACAGTGTTTCTCATTGCAATCCAGGCTCTCTGAGTACATTCTCTATCACACAAGTATAAGAATAAAGAACAGAGGGTTTCATTATTAGTAATACACCCAAAGACTACACTTCCAAAAATCTAGTCTTTTCTTAACATAgataagaaaatatacatttcttCAGCAATTAAATGacaattaaattgttttttttaatattcttaaTAAAATCTTATAACTCTTTCTTATTTACATTTGGTGTAGGTTAATACTGATTGTAATGCAATACTGTTgccttcctgttgttttttttctgttacatttcttttgtttgttgagCAGAAGCACTTTTACATTCATATTTCAACACCCAAGCTCGAGAAGGAGCCCGAGCGCAGACGGGAATAATGACATGCATTTTTCCAAAAGCAAAATAAGACGACTTCAAAAGGAGGAAGTGCGCTTGCTTGAGCAAATAAACTTTTGGAGAGGTGGAGAGAATGGAAGGACGAGGACGTCGAGGTTGAAAAGGCCTGGAGAATTGGCACCAGCGGCGCCTTTATTTGGCTGTAAAAATGCTCTCGCAGCACCAGGACAGTCAGTTCCGTGAGAAGTAATGCGTAACAATATTGGAGGGGGTCATGGCTGACTAAGCCGCGAGGTGAGATGAAAGCCTTTGTTGTTGGAAAAAGCTGTTAACTTGAGAAAGACAGATTTCCACAGTGGTGAAGGCAGTGTTAGAGGTTACACTCTCTCCACTCGACTGGGGTCGTAGGAGTCTGatgagaaaagagaggaaataaAAGATAAGACAACACAATCAACAGGATATTATTTGGCTTTTAAAAGGTGGAAATTAAAGGcaccctgtggagtttttgacTGAGTTCAAGGATTCACACAAGGCCTGCTGGTAaacagtaactttttttttttacaagaaactTCACAGGGCACCATTAAAAGCATAGATCAAAAAATTCAGGCTTTGCTTTATTTctgagatgagaagattgatatcaGTCATACaaggttagcctagcttagcataaaggctgGAAGCACAGGGAAACTGCTCGCCTGACCTAGTCCGCATATGAATGCTGAATTGGAAGGCAACAGGACAAGATCAGGGGCCTGGGAAGTGTTCTAGATTCCATTTATAGTTCAAGTAGTATTGACAAATCATGTTTAAGCAGGCGTTGGTTAAATTTAGGTAAATAGTCTGTGTGGACCTACAACAACTccaaaaaaagactttcaaGGATGACCAGGGAACAGAAGTGGAAGTCTTGGCCCTGATATCTGTTATCTAGATATCAACTGGTTACAACAGAACCCCAGAAAAATTGTCTGCTTCCCCAGAGGCTAAATCATCATCACAGCAAAAGCCAATGGGTTCAGAGTGTAAAGACCTCCAATCTATAGCTCTACTTACACCTCTAAACGTTACCAGTGGGTGAGTTTTAGGGTGAGTTACTTGTTGGAATTATTCATCAGCAAACACTAGAATTCAATGTGTATTTTCTACaaatcagtggttctcaaccaaGGGTCTATGGAGTTCCAGGGAATCTCCAATTAAATGGGGAATAACTTATGTTTACTGTTTAATTCCCTATAGAAGTGAGTCGAACGTGAGTAAGAGTCATAAGACTATTCTGATCAAAGGTGTCACTTCCTCCATGCTTATCTCCTCAACTGTAGTTGACAACTACAGAACTCTGGTCTTCATCATATCAACAAGCAGAAATCTTTTTAAATGGGGGCCCTTATGAAAATGTAGCCTCTACTTTATCTGAAACAATGTAGAAATCTGGTTttaaacagaatgcattaaaatgttgatttaggATTCTACGTTATGAATAAAGCTTTGAATCTTTAAACTATTTGGTACAGCCCTATTTTGTACCCACCTGAGACAGAGAGCATCTCCTCATCCTCCATATTTGAGGGGCCACAGGTCCCAGTGCTGAAGCTGACAGGCAGCGTTATTTCTCTCTTGGGAACACTGCGAGGTTTAGGAAGCAGAGGGGGCTTCTGCAGCTTGGTGCGCTGCTTCGGTTTGGGCACCTTTCCTCCCTTAGTATTTTGTGTTGCCTCAGCTCTACTGATCTTTGTACTGTGTCCATCTTTCACTTCCTCCAAAGGCTTTTCTTTGTCATCCTCTACAATTTTCAGCTCCACCTCTCCTTCTGACTCTTCTGTTTTTAATTCAACTTCTACTTCTTTACTCCCTTCATTCTCTGCTTTTAGTGCAATCTCAACATTCATCTGTTCTGTCTCCTCTTCTTGTCTTTGCTCTTCCCCACATATCTCTTCATTCACTTCTTCTTTAGGTTTACAATCTTCTTCAGGATCTCCCAACTTATCATGTGTTTCATGTGCATTCTCATGTTCATCTGGGTTCTCCTCCTTTTGCACTCCTTCTCCCTCCaattccttctcctcttcctcttcttgttGCTCCACAACTTCCTCCTTTGCCACTTCCTGAACTTCACTCTCCTCCGTGTCACCAGCCTGTTCCTCAGGATCGACTTCTCCTCCAGACTCTGAACCTTTGAGGCTGAGGCGTCTTATCCGAGACACTGAGTCCAGCTCTTTCAGACGGGCCATTCTGTCTGGGGTTGACCTGCCCAAAGATGAGTTAGATGAAGAAGCAGAAGAGTTTAGCTTATCTTGCAGAGATTCGATTAGTTTGCACGCTCCACCTCGCCCCCTCCTCTCCACGCTGCATGTGCTGAGTGATAGCTTGTCATCAGGGGTGACGGGGAGGGATAGGGGGAGCTTATGAGGTGGGAACTCAGGCAGGTCCAGTACCACCAGGGACTGAATCTCAGTGTCCTCGCTGTCTTCACCATCATTGTGGTTGGTGCTGTGCTTTTGTCTATCTTCTCCTTCATGGTCAGCTCCTGATCCTGTCTCCTTATCCTCCTCTGCCTCTGCTGCCTGGACAATTAGAGACTCATCTTTGACTTGCTCACACTCTACTATAACTTGCTGTGTCTCTTCACCTTGACTTTGTCGTTCCTCAGCTCCAGTGGTATCCAGATCATCCTGGTTGTCCTCTGACTGTTTGTCAGCCACACCCAAGGCCTCCACTGGAACAGCTATACCCAGGATTCTGGCAGCCCTCTGCTCGATTGACTCATTTTCAGGGATACCTTTTGCACATTTGACCTCATATAGGTTGCTAAGGTCCTCTGCAGGTAAAGAATTAGCTTTCTCCTTAATCAGTAAGCTCTCCAGATGCCTATCTGCCATGGTTGACTCATTCTTGTACATCAGAGGCTCAGAGATGGAATATCTCGCATCGCCATCATCATCCTTTAACACAAACGAAACCTCCCTGGTCAACCTGTTGATATGTGATCTCTCTTTCTGAGGTGATCTGCTGTTTTCACTCCTGGATCTACAGATGCTTAAATTCACCTCACCCCTGAATGGTGGAACACCGATGTCTGATTTagcctctctctcactctcttcctCAGCGTAAAGCTCTTTACTTGAATTGTGCTCAGGGCTACCACTATTTTTAACAAGTGCTGTCCTGCTTTCCCACGAGGGCTGTACTGACTGACTAAACTCCTTATGATCGAGTGGAGAAGGGACTGAGAGGGAGCGCTGCATTGGCTCCCCAGGACCACCAGGAGTCTCTGTGTAGACAGTTAACCCCACATCCCTCAGCAAGGACTCTTGAGGGACTGGGATGTCCTGTCTGTAGAGCCGGTGTGACTCATTGTGTAGGGGTAGGAGGCAACTGTCTCTGGGGACTGGGTTGTACAGCATGGGTAGCTCATTTGTTGATGGTATGTTGTTGGCCTGTGGCCTGGAGAAAGTACTCTTCATGTCCATGGAGTCTAGTTCAGCAGTAGAAGCCAAGGACTTCGATCTGACTTTCATATTGTTGGGTTTTTCTATGTGCATTGGTGGAAGACTGATTGCTTCCCTGCCTGGTTCTGGACCAGTGAAATGTGCTCCTGATTTAAACCAGTCTAATTTCTTATTCGCCCCATCTAGATCGTCAATGCACTGACCCACATTGGGTCTCTTGCTGATTGTGTCTTCCATCTCCTTATTAATGGTCTCCAGTTCACCAATGGCATCAAAAGGTCGTCGGTTCACTGGTTTTAAGAGAAACTGACCAAAGGTAACTTGCTCTTCACTTTCCGGGGGACTGGAGTTGCTCTTCCTCGGGGAAGTTGGCTGCTCTCCCTGATCCCGCACCTTTGCTGGGGAGATTGGGTCTTTTGGTGAGGATTGAAGGGGCGTTGGTTCTGTTGGACTGAGACTAAGACGAGAGAAGGCGCTGTTGCTTGAAGGATGAAGGTTTTTCTGGCCTGCCATTGGGTAACCATAGGAGGAGTTACTGTCTGTCCCCACACCGCTGTCTGTGGTTGTGTCTGAGACAGACTGAACAGGCTCTCTTCCCTTAGGAGGACTCTGGGGTTCTGGACTTTTCACCACCGTCAAAGGTGAGCCAGTCTGGGTTTCCTGGTTACGGTACTGGTTTCCAGGCCAGGACCCAGCATAGCACAACTCTTTGTCTTCACTGGCTTGAAGTGCCCAGGCATCTATTATCTCCTTCCTTAGAGGAGCCCTCTTGTAGTTCCTCATTGAGGATGTGCTGCTGGTGTGAAAGTGAGAGTAGTAGGGTTTGATGGGCATCTCATTCACCGATTTGCTCCTCACGTTGTGGCTCTCTTTGAGGCCTACAGCGAAAGTTTCCGTTTTGTTAACAGTCAGGCTTGGTATTGTCTCATTGTTGTTCTGATCTGCCGCTAGGTCTTTGCTGATGTTAGTCGGTGTGTGAACGGGGACAGACACAAGGCAGAAGATGGTCTCACTCACTCTTCTCTTAGTGTTCTCTGGCCCTGAATCTGGGGCAATTTTCTTCACTTGGGTGATGGTTTCTGCAAAGACCTGATCTGAACTTGACCCCTGTCGAGAAGAACTTCTTGTTAATGGGATCTGGAAGGCTGAAGAGGGCGACGAAGGAGGACGTTGGTTTTTGGGAAATCTGCTGTTGCAGTTTTGGTCAGTTGCTGGGAAGTTATCGACAGCCTCTTTGTGCAAATCACTGTGCCACCTGTTATTGTCATTGTCGAAGTCGCTCGAAGACGTCTGGTTAGCATCATCGGCCAGTCTGGCAGAGATGAAAGGCCCCAATGGCGGGGGCAAAAAGGCACTGTCGTTGGATGGAGGCTCCGACACGGTGACGCTGGGAAGCTCGTTACGGATGTGCCGGATCTTGTCAGCATCTGTCAGGGAGTTGCCACCCAGGGCTGAGGAAATATGGCGGATGCGGGGGTCATCAAAGGGGATGTATTGGATCCCTCCACCAGGACGCTCTTGGGTCGTATACACAGGGTAAAGCTGCTTCTGGCTGGACATGCTCCTTTCTCTCTGGGGATCAGGCCAGGAACCAACTGGATGTCTGGTGAACCAGTGAGATCCATCTGGAGCCACTTGTATCTGCTGGTACACATCCCCTCTGTACCTAGGAGTAAAAACAGCACAGTTGGACTTAATCTAAACAACAATGACTCCATCAAGACAAATGGGAAtaacaaaagggtgaaaagaTGGTGTAAATTTAATTATATTGCTCTCTTGGCATGTGTTAAGCGAGATAATGATTACTTTTGCAGTAGACCCAAGGGAAATAGAACCCAGTTCcagaacacattaaaaaaaatatttaaaaccgTTTAGACCATGCTGGAAGAACTCATTACAACATTCTGCTACTGCAGCAGCATTTCCAGTAGCTCCACAAGATGTTCATTTTAGTAGcctgacaaaaaatgtaatagctTTTGCATGTTTTCTAGCAGATGTCTTACACCACTTTAATGGAAGGAAACATTTCTCTGGATAAACTACCTTATATTCATTTTACAATGGAGAAAATTTGCTTTTAAACAAGAGGCTATGCTCAGAAATGTTATGCTATATGGCATCATTTTTGTAACTGCTAATTTATAACTTATTctgattgttattgttattatttcttcatttattgtctttttcaattgtatttattatattttatgttctgtgTCTCATGATTTTCATCATACTTAACTTTATTAGACATGTAAGTTCTTAAAGAATAAATTCTGTTTGAATACAAAAGCTACAGTAAATGTATAATAGCGATGGGGCTCTGTTGGAGCAAAATATGGGGTGGATACATTGTGTCTGTCAAACTGGATCAATAACTGTATCTTATTACCGTTTgtataactttaaaaatgtgtattaaatatgtgaaataTCTCTACTTTTGCCAACTCTGAGCTATATCTTTCTTTCGCTAAATTGAAGCTTTATTTAGTCTCATGTTTACATTACAGAACATCACAACCTCTGGAAGAAGTCCAATCAcataataatattgtaaaacCAATAATCAGCTTTGGTGAAAGCGCAGCCAAGTAATGTGAAAGTGAAACATTTATAGTTCTCCCCCTAGCATTTCTCAGACAAGGAAAATAAAGACTTATTTACCTGTAGTCAACAGTAATTTCACCGTATCCCCGCCTCCCTGCCATTATAGGAGCTCTTTTATATGATGGGGGAGGGATGTATCCTGGAGGTCCAGAGTCCTGTGCAAAATAGTCCAGTTGAGGGTCACCTGTCCTTGATATTGGAAGTGGGGTTCTGTCCCTGGCCTGTGGAATCACTGAGTCTCTCCCAGACAATATCTCACAGCTTCCCCTGATCTGCTGGTGCATCTCATAAGAGGGAGGTCTGGGGGGTCGGGTGAAGCGGGGCTTTGGTGTCATTGAGAGTTGGTTGGCGCTAGCCGGCCTGCCATTTTCCGGCCAGCGGGGTGCCCTATAAAAGTCGTGCTGTGACAGCGGGTGGCCATTGACCCGCCTGTACAGTTCCAGACCGGACGAGTCTATGTCCACAAACTGCAGGCTCTCAGGCTGCAGCATCCTGGGCAGGGACTGGGATTTGGCTTTGGTCCTTGGATGGACTACCATACCCTCTGGTGTCCTGGCATGGAGCCGCTGCTGCTCCTGTGCCCAACGCTCACCCTCACTCTGTGACAGCTGGCGGCTAAAGCTCACGGCTGGACGCCACTCCTCTGTCCCTAGGCTCTGGCACTTCCTCTCACTCGCCATCCTCCACTGGTGGAGAGCAGCTTCCCTCTCTCGAGAGCGGGTCTGAGCTTGGACCTGGGCCTGAGCCTGCACCTGAGCCTGGGCCTGGGCTGCCCAGCGTTGTCTCTCCTGAGCTAGCCTCTGACGCTCCTCTGCAGATAACTCTTGGCCTCTTGCTTGTTGAGACCCCTCTGGCCTACAGTAACCCCCCGGGCCTCCTCCATGGGGGTCTCTGAGGTCAGCATAGTCCAGCAACACAGTGAAGTCCtggcctctcctcctccagtaGGACACATCCTTGGACTGTGGTTGACCTCTGGTGCCATCACAGAACCTATGAGGTAACACAAATAAAAGCCTTGTTATGCTTCAAACAAAGTGCATGTCTGAAAACCTCCTAAAACCCAATGGTCCCCCTAAACCTTTCCCACATCAGAATTGGGTCTTTGTAACAATCAGACAAGCAAGACCAGTTTATACAACACTTTGCCAGGTGTGCAGAGGTAGACTGGGTTTGAAGTCGTTGCTCaaggtgaattttttttttctttttttttttttttgcaatgactTCTGTCCCCTTTTGTGTTCAACACTATATATTCCTTCCACAAAAGACTGACCTAAAGTGTATCCTTTTATCCACATATTTGATCGATGAAGGTAGGCTGTTCTAAACAGagtaaagacacattttctgctagTAAACATGAGAATACTTTCTTGTGGTTGGAGCTTCGGTGAACTCATTAGTTAAT harbors:
- the jcada gene encoding uncharacterized protein jcada; this translates as MYSVEDLLISHGYKLPKHATSSSTPTPAPASSSRQAPSSSPPSYSKHHDILENRPGPRTVNGYERGPGMPYGNGGGSRQPQAYGSGCPNNNNDPRDRSLSKREGEGRCQIDTHSLGESLTSDSGFCDGTRGQPQSKDVSYWRRRGQDFTVLLDYADLRDPHGGGPGGYCRPEGSQQARGQELSAEERQRLAQERQRWAAQAQAQVQAQAQVQAQTRSREREAALHQWRMASERKCQSLGTEEWRPAVSFSRQLSQSEGERWAQEQQRLHARTPEGMVVHPRTKAKSQSLPRMLQPESLQFVDIDSSGLELYRRVNGHPLSQHDFYRAPRWPENGRPASANQLSMTPKPRFTRPPRPPSYEMHQQIRGSCEILSGRDSVIPQARDRTPLPISRTGDPQLDYFAQDSGPPGYIPPPSYKRAPIMAGRRGYGEITVDYRYRGDVYQQIQVAPDGSHWFTRHPVGSWPDPQRERSMSSQKQLYPVYTTQERPGGGIQYIPFDDPRIRHISSALGGNSLTDADKIRHIRNELPSVTVSEPPSNDSAFLPPPLGPFISARLADDANQTSSSDFDNDNNRWHSDLHKEAVDNFPATDQNCNSRFPKNQRPPSSPSSAFQIPLTRSSSRQGSSSDQVFAETITQVKKIAPDSGPENTKRRVSETIFCLVSVPVHTPTNISKDLAADQNNNETIPSLTVNKTETFAVGLKESHNVRSKSVNEMPIKPYYSHFHTSSTSSMRNYKRAPLRKEIIDAWALQASEDKELCYAGSWPGNQYRNQETQTGSPLTVVKSPEPQSPPKGREPVQSVSDTTTDSGVGTDSNSSYGYPMAGQKNLHPSSNSAFSRLSLSPTEPTPLQSSPKDPISPAKVRDQGEQPTSPRKSNSSPPESEEQVTFGQFLLKPVNRRPFDAIGELETINKEMEDTISKRPNVGQCIDDLDGANKKLDWFKSGAHFTGPEPGREAISLPPMHIEKPNNMKVRSKSLASTAELDSMDMKSTFSRPQANNIPSTNELPMLYNPVPRDSCLLPLHNESHRLYRQDIPVPQESLLRDVGLTVYTETPGGPGEPMQRSLSVPSPLDHKEFSQSVQPSWESRTALVKNSGSPEHNSSKELYAEEESEREAKSDIGVPPFRGEVNLSICRSRSENSRSPQKERSHINRLTREVSFVLKDDDGDARYSISEPLMYKNESTMADRHLESLLIKEKANSLPAEDLSNLYEVKCAKGIPENESIEQRAARILGIAVPVEALGVADKQSEDNQDDLDTTGAEERQSQGEETQQVIVECEQVKDESLIVQAAEAEEDKETGSGADHEGEDRQKHSTNHNDGEDSEDTEIQSLVVLDLPEFPPHKLPLSLPVTPDDKLSLSTCSVERRGRGGACKLIESLQDKLNSSASSSNSSLGRSTPDRMARLKELDSVSRIRRLSLKGSESGGEVDPEEQAGDTEESEVQEVAKEEVVEQQEEEEEKELEGEGVQKEENPDEHENAHETHDKLGDPEEDCKPKEEVNEEICGEEQRQEEETEQMNVEIALKAENEGSKEVEVELKTEESEGEVELKIVEDDKEKPLEEVKDGHSTKISRAEATQNTKGGKVPKPKQRTKLQKPPLLPKPRSVPKREITLPVSFSTGTCGPSNMEDEEMLSVSDSYDPSRVERV